From Haloarcula hispanica ATCC 33960, the proteins below share one genomic window:
- the hjc gene encoding Holliday junction resolvase Hjc encodes MANSNAKGDRRERELVNALDEAGFAVMRAPASGSATERELPDVLSGDGETFYAIEAKSSAGDPIYLTGEEVEALLFFARNFGAKPRIGVRFDREDWYFFHPADLHTTDGGNYRVKKEKALSDGTDFDEFVGNSEKVTLDEVGDDGPDQSVLDVLSAFERGDLDKEEAAAMLE; translated from the coding sequence ATGGCAAACTCGAACGCGAAGGGCGACCGCCGCGAGCGCGAACTGGTCAACGCACTCGACGAGGCGGGCTTTGCGGTGATGCGCGCGCCGGCCAGCGGCAGCGCGACCGAGCGGGAACTGCCGGACGTGCTCTCGGGCGACGGCGAGACGTTCTACGCTATCGAGGCGAAATCCAGCGCCGGCGACCCCATCTATCTCACCGGCGAGGAGGTCGAGGCGCTACTGTTTTTCGCCCGGAACTTCGGCGCGAAGCCGCGTATCGGCGTCCGGTTCGACCGCGAGGACTGGTACTTCTTCCACCCGGCGGACCTCCACACGACCGACGGCGGCAACTACCGCGTCAAGAAGGAGAAGGCCCTCTCCGACGGGACTGACTTCGACGAGTTCGTGGGTAACTCCGAGAAGGTCACGCTGGACGAGGTGGGCGACGACGGCCCCGACCAGAGCGTGCTGGACGTGCTGTCGGCCTTCGAGCGCGGCGACCTCGACAAGGAAGAAGCTGCGGCGATGCTGGAGTAG
- a CDS encoding DUF4382 domain-containing protein has protein sequence MRRRRFIATGAGVGVGLLAGCSGSSDSGGSDGTSGDGTSDGGSTDEDAMTDDGGTVGTFRLLISDQPAAIGDFDSLDVSFSRARIFHAGGEDTGSETEATESAGATETNETATTEATETNETATAEPTETAEMDDVDQPEDEADEDETEDEEGDDNNGFVVRDLDGATVDLTEVVGDKAIGVLDGELEAGRYSKIELYAESVDGVVDGASVDVKIPSEKLQLTKPFEVVAGESVDFVFDINVVKKGNGGYNLLPVISESGVAGKDVEVEEVGEGTDADDNDDDDEETEVETTETEETDRDSMTESDQRGNETTAAE, from the coding sequence ATGAGACGACGACGATTCATCGCCACGGGCGCGGGCGTCGGGGTCGGTCTCCTCGCCGGCTGTTCCGGGTCGAGCGACTCCGGCGGGTCTGACGGGACCAGCGGTGACGGAACCAGTGACGGCGGCTCCACCGACGAGGACGCGATGACGGACGACGGCGGAACCGTTGGGACGTTCCGGCTGCTGATCAGCGACCAGCCCGCGGCTATCGGCGACTTCGACTCGCTCGACGTGTCCTTTTCACGGGCCCGCATCTTCCATGCAGGCGGGGAGGATACAGGGAGTGAGACCGAAGCCACGGAGTCGGCCGGGGCAACCGAGACGAACGAAACTGCCACGACGGAGGCGACAGAGACAAACGAGACTGCAACGGCCGAACCGACCGAGACGGCGGAGATGGACGACGTAGACCAGCCGGAGGACGAAGCCGACGAAGATGAGACGGAAGACGAGGAGGGCGACGACAACAACGGCTTCGTCGTCCGCGACCTCGACGGCGCGACCGTCGACCTCACCGAGGTCGTCGGCGACAAGGCCATCGGCGTCCTCGACGGCGAACTCGAAGCGGGCCGCTACAGCAAGATCGAACTGTACGCCGAATCCGTCGACGGGGTCGTCGACGGGGCGTCGGTCGACGTGAAGATCCCGAGCGAGAAGCTCCAGCTCACCAAGCCGTTCGAAGTCGTCGCCGGCGAATCGGTCGACTTCGTCTTCGACATCAACGTCGTCAAGAAGGGCAACGGCGGCTACAACCTCCTACCGGTCATCTCGGAGAGCGGCGTCGCTGGCAAGGACGTTGAGGTGGAGGAAGTCGGCGAAGGTACAGATGCCGACGACAATGACGATGACGACGAGGAGACCGAAGTCGAGACGACGGAAACCGAGGAAACGGATCGCGACTCGATGACGGAGTCGGACCAGCGCGGCAACGAAACGACGGCCGCCGAGTAA
- a CDS encoding DUF7139 domain-containing protein, with the protein MENLGDAYNDRRWEGRDPRRVVAGATLGFVGALAVVVAILLVTTPLSAVVGATAPHAAEKLGGTLGGLGIPAMFLSVVAVLPSSRREQSGVTVGAFLCLVGVGLFQVAYPYNWTVGGQTLAFETTMAYFIGTCVAFWFVFTAMASFRRRNNPHGTVKLEISHKGETKTVQVSPKEYKRYTQAVRGDGGTTDEVIQELESRIED; encoded by the coding sequence ATGGAGAATCTCGGGGACGCGTACAACGACCGGCGCTGGGAGGGACGCGATCCCCGCCGCGTCGTTGCCGGTGCGACCCTGGGGTTCGTCGGCGCGCTGGCGGTGGTCGTGGCGATACTTCTGGTGACGACGCCGCTGTCGGCAGTCGTCGGCGCAACTGCACCCCACGCCGCCGAGAAACTCGGCGGGACGCTGGGTGGGCTGGGAATCCCCGCAATGTTCCTGAGTGTCGTCGCCGTGCTCCCCTCGAGCCGCCGGGAACAGAGCGGTGTCACCGTCGGCGCATTCCTCTGTCTGGTCGGCGTCGGGCTGTTTCAGGTAGCATATCCCTACAACTGGACGGTGGGCGGACAGACGCTGGCGTTCGAAACGACGATGGCGTACTTCATCGGGACGTGCGTGGCGTTCTGGTTCGTCTTCACGGCGATGGCGAGCTTCCGGCGACGGAACAACCCACACGGCACCGTGAAACTGGAAATTTCGCACAAAGGCGAGACCAAGACTGTCCAGGTGTCTCCCAAAGAATACAAACGCTACACGCAGGCGGTTCGCGGCGACGGCGGGACGACCGACGAGGTCATTCAGGAACTGGAGTCCCGAATCGAAGACTAA